The following nucleotide sequence is from Zea mays cultivar B73 chromosome 1, Zm-B73-REFERENCE-NAM-5.0, whole genome shotgun sequence.
cAATCCATGTTGATTGAGTAGGATTATGTGGGTTTAAATCTCaatcaagtcaaacttcttcttaattttttccaatcccatccaatttaTGTGTAATGGGATAACCAAACAAGGCATTATTTGCTTGGGACCTGGTAAATCTGCCTGGGCCAGACACGTCCTCAGATCGTCGATTTCGAGTGCCTGGCAGTTGGATGCATCTGCATGGCCGGCACGCCTAGGCCAGGTCACCAACCAAACACGCCATTAGTCACTGCCGTATCGACTGCTTAATAACAATTgcgagtattaaatatagtttaattataaaactaattgcaTGGATGAAGACTAAAAAACAAGATTAATTTGTTAAATCTAATTAAGCATATATTTAATATTCATTTAATATTCAAACATGTAATATGACACGAACTAACCTTTATTAGAGAAATCAAATACCTAATTAGTGTTATATTAAATGTTTGAATATTAATTATGAGTgttaaatataaatttaattagatttaataaatttgtcttatcttttagtcTTCAATAATATAGTTTTCAATAATTATATGATAGTTAATATATGTAATTATCAATCAAATAAACGTTTGATATGATATGTACTGAGTTTTAGTACTAGTATGAACCAAACAGCCAAGCCTTACTGGTGTGCCTGGCACGCAGGCCGCGTGGATCCTGCACAGCCGGACCACAAAACCCCGCCCCACCAGGCCACCACGGACAACCACACCCCTCCAGTCTCCACCCTGCTCCGCTCTTGCTCCCGCTAGTTGCAGTTCGTCGCCGGCCGCAACCCCTCTCCCCCGCCGTTTGGGGTTCGCCTCCGTCGCTGCTGCAGGAGCTAGGGTTTCCGGCGTGGGCAACCGGGGTATGTGCAGCAGCTGCCGCACTGCAGGATCTAGGGTTCCGACGACTCCGCTCACGGATGGAGGGTGGTAGAAGGGCGAGCGAATCCCTCTCGGTACATCTCCATTCCTCCTTATGTTTTTCTTCTTCACGCGGCGTGCCTCGCTTCTGTGCCGCAGTGTGCGAGGCTTGTAGTGGGTCATCCGGGGCGCGCGCCTGTAGCTTGGTGCCTTGGTGGTTTAGGGTTTGGGATGGGTGGCGCTTGAGCTTAGCCACCTTGTTTTCGGGTTGTTTTGAAGGCGTAGTTACGGATTACAGCTTGGCACTCGGAATTAGGGTTTGGAGCCTTTTATTTTCAGTAGCCTCGTGTGCTTTGCGGTCAGACTGGTTGAGGGCTTGGTTCAATCCGACTGCTGTAAACCAAAGCTTTACTTGCAAGTAATGTTTTGCTGGGAGTTCAGTGCTAGTGAGCGCATGGTCCTGGGGTCAAAATGCACCGCACATGTTCTATTCATCAGCCAGGAGGGGGTATGGTCTTAGTTGACGGAGAATGCTCTAGAAAATGTAGAATTTGCACTTCACTTTTGGCGTTTTTAAAACAGCCACACATATGTTCAGTGCGAATTGCAATTTTGTGCGGGTCATTTGGTATGCAACAATCATCATTACTGGGTACTAGGTGGCAGTCTTATAGAGACGTCTGAGATGCTGCCTACTGCCTAAAATACTATCTCGCTCTCTCACATACACTGATATACACTCACACATGTTTTGTGCAATGATTTTCACACATCTGCCTGGGTAGTTTTGCTCCCATATATGAATTATGTTATATATAAATATGGTTCTCCGATATTTTTTGCTTGTATTTTGTAGGCATACACCCATGGATCATGATGATACTGATTTTCAGAGCCAAAACTTTCAACTAGCTGGTGAAGGCAGTAACAAATTCTCATCAGGTTTGCGACCATTTGCACTACCAAAACTTGATATTGAGGACCAATTACAAGGCCATCTTCGATTTGATAATTTGATAGATACAGAAGCATTTTTCAGTGTACAAGGGCACGGGAATAGTTGGATTGAGGTTCTGTCCACTGGAAGCAGTGTTGTTGATTTTAGCTCTAGCGCAGCTGAATCTTGCTCAATATCTAAAACTAATAATGTCTGGTCAGAGGCAACATCCACTGAATCTGTCGAAATGCTATTGAAATCGGTGGGAGAAAATGAGACAACTGGTGACATGGATAATAATGCCCACCTTAAGTTAAGTGGTATGGACAGTCAAATTGATCAATCGAGTGTCCATCCTAAATCTAGTAACTCCCTGCCAGATAGTACTGTAGTGCCAACTGAGGAAGATCAGTCTTTGAGTACTCATTCTAGAATGACAGACGATCTTGATCGTTCTCAGATATCTCATTCTATAATGACTGCCGACCTTTCAAACACCGAGAGTCAGCTTGAACATTTTCGGCCTTTCTTAATGGACAAGAAAGCTGAGCAGGCAGTGGATTCTGTTGGTGAGAAGTGCATTGCAGGTGAGAAGTTGTCCTCTTCAAACAACGCACCAGGAAGCTACCCAGCCATTGACAACTATTTTGGGGCAGGTCATGATGATCGTTCTTTGGACAAACTTAATATACCCTCAACTGGAGTAGATTCAAAGAACTTGAATAATGAACCTTTCCCAGAGTTGGCTCCCCTGCAGAACATATATACTGATTCATATCACTTCAAGGAAGATACTACAGAATCCGAGGCTGGTGTTACTCCTCAAGATTCAAAGTTTCGTCATATCAACGAAAATAAAGTTGAAGGTGGACTACAAGAACTGCAAAGTTTGTCATGTGCTGGTCAGTCCTTGGGCGCTGTAAACTTGTCTAGTCAAGCAAGCAATGAAACTCTTTTGTCAGAAAGTTCTGATGGATTGCTAGAGGCCATAACAAATCCAGTTAAGATGCTGCACAGGAGTGATGATACTTGCAATAAAGTGAACAGCACTCCTCAACCATCTTTTTCAGCAGTGCAACATGGAGCTGAAGGCCTGGAAAATTCAGTTCACAGGAGCAATGAGTTCGTTGTTAAGGAGTTTAGTATCGGTTCAAATTCTCTTTTATCTCACCAACCTGAGGCAGACCCAAAATTTTTTAATCCACATCCTATTAGTTCTCTGTCTCCGAAAAGTAAAATTTCCGATGCCACTTGTGTTCCTGAAGAAACAAAGAATGTTGGATCCAATAGTATAAACACCTGCTGTACAGGTGATGAATCAAAACATGTAGTGTTGGAGAACCGACAATATTCTGTTGACAACCTAAAAAGTGGTGACATGGGAGAAAAGATGTCTGGGGAGGAAATACCCGCAGTTTCAGGGAACATTGATCAAATGATAGAGAATGATCATGAAGAAAAGGCTGCCAATGCTACTGGTACATCCAAAGATAAGGTTGACCCTTCTGACAGTATTGCACTTGAAAACTTTGCAGCTGACACTTTCAATGCTTCAGAGGATTCAGACATTCCGTCACTAAATCATAAGAGGTCATTTGAGGAACATGAATCTTCTGCTTTAGGAGTGGAGCCTAAAAACACAAATTTACTCCAATCTACTTCTGGGCTTCAAGAGAAAATTTCAGCATCAGTGATCAGTTCTAGTAGTGGCATCACACCTACCATTGTTACTGACAACTTTGATATTTCTGAGGATAAAAATGGCTGTTCAATAGGTGTTTCTTCTGTTGATTCTCCTGCTTTACTAGCTGAGAAGGATTTGAATATGTCCACAGTGAATACTGAGGAGCCATTCAAGGAAGGGGTTAAGTCCGCTTTAGGAGATCAACACAATGGTATTTCTTCTGGCTCTGGACAAGGAGGGGAAATGCCAGCTGTCCCAATGGACTCAAAGATTGCCGTGTATAGTGGTACTGTTTCTGCTACAGAAAGGGAGAAATTCAAGGAGCAGCCTAATTCTTTGGGTTGTTTGACCACAGGAGAAACTCAGGATAAATCAGGTGAGTCTTTTCTTGTAAAACTGACAATGCTGGGATTCATTCAGGTAACCATCCACATGCTCATTCACTGAAATGCCAGACTGATAGATCTTCAATACTTGCAGATAGTATGGATCCAACCACAGCATCTACATTGGGTGGAAAGGTGGCTGTGAAGATTGTAAAAACTCCACTGAATGCAAGTGATGATTTGAATGCACATATGCAAGGTCAGTTGTTTGATCTAGCACAATGTCATTGCAGTTATTTTCATTCCCCCTTTCACCAGTTCTTAGCAGAAAGATAGATGTTCCAAACTTGACACATTTATGGTCTAGCATGTATGGATCACAATGTCTTTCCTAGTATGAGCCAGGTGCACAATAGGTCATTTGCGAGGCTTATCTTAGTCATTATGGTGCCACTTATATTCTGTTATCACTTTTTGACCTGTCCAATGTGCATGTTAGGCTTCAGGAGTGAAAAAAGGTAGATGGTTAGTGACTTTAATCCTCGACCTGAGTGTAGTAACTTAGATCGGGAGATGGAGTGATAGACACATCTATATAAAGCTGGTATCCTCAGCATACTCTATTATGCTTTCTAAGTCTCTATAGAGCTGGGACAAAATCTATTGGTCCTACTAAGTGTTACATGCTAATATAGACACCAACTGTTGTCAATGCAAAGTGACATGTTTTTTTTGGGTACAGATATAGTGTTAAATCAAGGTACAGATTGTAGTTCTGGTACTGTGCCATCTCAAGGAAACGAAGGCTCAAGCTTATTGGAACCTGGTAATGGTGATGGAATCTGCACTGGGGTTACATGTGGGTCCCCTTCAGTGATTAGTTGTGCTGAATCCTGTCCCCAAGAAGGTGGACATGGCAGCACTGCTTTACTTCATCACACACTATGTGGGCAATCTGAGGATCCTGAAGATCATGGGGCCTCAGTTGATGGTATCCAGAGCTCAAAACAATGCAATACCAGAAATATAGAATCTGCACCTGGTTCTCAGGAGACTAGTGCAGCAGGAGGTGATAGAAGCTTCTCATTTGAGGTGGGAGCTCCACCAAATGTTGCTGAGAAAGCCCATAGCCCTGTTTGGAGCCCTTTCCCTAAATACATTACTTCTCAGAGTAGCAAGgtctctctctttttctctctaTCTGTGCATGCACACTTGTATGACATATATTAACATGGTTTTGTTCAAATTTTAGATGGCCACAGAAAATACTCAAGCTGGAGGTTCTTTGAAGGATACTAGTGATGATAGTAAGAAAATATCTACTGTGGAGTCTGGTAAAGAACAGCTATCAGAAAGGAAAGTAACTGAAAGTTCTGGGGGTGGCCTCTCAGACAACTGCAATATAGACGACATCATTAAGGGTAGAAGTTCACCGCCGCGGCAGCATCCAATCCCTGAGTGTTCTGGTATGAAAATCTCTTACGTTTTGACAGTTTTGAAGCTATTAACAATTTAATTGACTAGAATATTTCAGTTTCTTCTGCAGATTTAGTGAATTTTCCATTCACAGATCCACAGCATTTGCAGCTACGTGCACAGATATTTGTTTATGGAGCTCTTATGTGAGTTATAATTCTTTTAAGTTACTAATATCCCAAATGTATGAATCCTTATAGCCTTATCTCACATGCACCAATTATAAATCTGTGATAAACCCAATGCACATATCACCTGATTCTTCCATTTCTGCTCCTTCTTAATTGTACCCTAACCAGTGCAGTAAACTTGTCACATATCTAACTCTAGCGGTAAGTGTGATAAACTCCAATGCACATATCACCTGATTCTTCCATTTCTGCCCCTTCTTAATTGCACCCTAACCAGTGCAGTAAACTTGTCACATATCTAACTCTAGCGGTAAGTGATGAGCAATAGTGCCACCCTTTATCTTAATGCTTGTGCCCAAGACAAAATTGATATATGCGATTGGTTGGAGTATTTATTTGTATAATGTGATATAATATAAGTTATTTTTCTTTGAGCAGTCAAGGAACACCACCAGGAGAGGCTTACATGGTGGCGGCTTTTGGAGAACCTGGTTTGTCTGATTTCACTGTTTAATGTAGTCCTCTTCCGCGCTCTATGTATCTTATAGATTTTGTGTTACATGAACAGTAGGTGGTGGCAAACCTACATGGGAGGCTGCTTGGCGAGCTGCTTTTGAAAGATTTCAGTATAAAAAATCACCTCATGTCAGTTTAGAGACTCCCACAAGTTCACTTATAGGTAAATATATGAATGACAGTGGAACAATATTGCCAGACAtatatttttttctatttttttctgACCAGCCGAGCTTGCAGGTAGTTCTGTGCCTGAGAAAGCTAGCAAAGGTACAGCAATTACAACTGTGCCAGCTAGCAAAAAAGTTGGTAAAACTGTGGCGCCAGCACATCCTGCTGTAACCCTACACTCTCCAACTTCTGATTTTCCTTTTGGTAGTTCTACATTTAATCTGCAACGAGGCACTCATCTGGATTTTAGCCAGGCAGTATCACCATTTGCGTATAATTCACACATGAGACATCCGTCTCCTGGTGTTGCCCCCTGGTATACGCAGAGCCCTGGTCCACGCCCTGCAGCCTGGTTAATTCCACCACAAAACTTAATATTTGATTCATCAATGCAACCGGTTATTCCTACAAATGAAACTGCGAAGGGTGCATCATCCAAAAACATATCCGTTTCACATACTGTTTCATCTGGTGTTCTTCCCAGCCTGGCACCTTCTATTGTTTCTTCTCCAATAGCAGTTGTGAGTGATGGAAAACAGAAGGCTGCTTCTAGCTCTAAGCGTGGCACAACATCACAAAAgtcaagaaaaaaaaagaaagcttcagcaagttCAGAACAGCAACCTGTAATTGCTTCTCCTCATCTCAAAATGAACATGCCATCTTTTACTCCTGCCATTAAGCACACAGCAGGATTGACCTTATGCGGTAGCAAGCCTGTTCCTAACATGGGCCAGATTGCCTCTGAACATAACTACCAGATCACTGGTGGTATGGATAGTGATCAAAGAATCATCTTTTCAGAACAGATCCGTGGTGCAGTAGAACAATCAGCTGCACAAGCTAAAAGTGCAAGCATTGACTCAGTGGAGGCAGTTAAGCACAAGGAG
It contains:
- the LOC103637646 gene encoding uncharacterized protein isoform X7; the encoded protein is MDHDDTDFQSQNFQLAGEGSNKFSSDTEAFFSVQGHGNSWIEVLSTGSSVVDFSSSAAESCSISKTNNVWSEATSTESVEMLLKSVGENETTGDMDNNAHLKLSGMDSQIDQSSVHPKSSNSLPDSTVVPTEEDQSLSTHSRMTDDLDRSQISHSIMTADLSNTESQLEHFRPFLMDKKAEQAVDSVGEKCIAGEKLSSSNNAPGSYPAIDNYFGAGHDDRSLDKLNIPSTGVDSKNLNNEPFPELAPLQNIYTDSYHFKEDTTESEAGVTPQDSKFRHINENKVEGGLQELQSLSCAGQSLGAVNLSSQASNETLLSESSDGLLEAITNPVKMLHRSDDTCNKVNSTPQPSFSAVQHGAEGLENSVHRSNEFVVKEFSIGSNSLLSHQPEADPKFFNPHPISSLSPKSKISDATCVPEETKNVGSNSINTCCTGDESKHVVLENRQYSVDNLKSGDMGEKMSGEEIPAVSGNIDQMIENDHEEKAANATGTSKDKVDPSDSIALENFAADTFNASEDSDIPSLNHKRSFEEHESSALGVEPKNTNLLQSTSGLQEKISASVISSSSGITPTIVTDNFDISEDKNGCSIGVSSVDSPALLAEKDLNMSTVNTEEPFKEGVKSALGDQHNGISSGSGQGGEMPAVPMDSKIAVYSGTVSATEREKFKEQPNSLGCLTTGETQDKSDSMDPTTASTLGGKVAVKIVKTPLNASDDLNAHMQDIVLNQGTDCSSGTVPSQGNEGSSLLEPGNGDGICTGVTCGSPSVISCAESCPQEGGHGSTALLHHTLCGQSEDPEDHGASVDGIQSSKQCNTRNIESAPGSQETSAAGGDRSFSFEVGAPPNVAEKAHSPVWSPFPKYITSQSSKMATENTQAGGSLKDTSDDSKKISTVESGKEQLSERKVTESSGGGLSDNCNIDDIIKGRSSPPRQHPIPECSDLVNFPFTDPQHLQLRAQIFVYGALIQGTPPGEAYMVAAFGEPVGGGKPTWEAAWRAAFERFQYKKSPHVSLETPTSSLIGSSVPEKASKGTAITTVPASKKVGKTVAPAHPAVTLHSPTSDFPFGSSTFNLQRGTHLDFSQAVSPFAYNSHMRHPSPGVAPWYTQSPGPRPAAWLIPPQNLIFDSSMQPVIPTNETAKGASSKNISVSHTVSSGVLPSLAPSIVSSPIAVVSDGKQKAASSSKRGTTSQKSRKKKKASASSEQQPVIASPHLKMNMPSFTPAIKHTAGLTLCGSKPVPNMGQIASEHNYQITGGMDSDQRIIFSEQIRGAVEQSAAQAKSASIDSVEAVKHKEGIWSHLSTISRNKLPPKVEEKLTSVAAAAEAAVSVAKAAAEAAKMASEAALQAKMMADEALSSSISVMSMHHEADQYNVISSPPILSSSTPASSLKTKNKSHAPGSIISVAREAARKRVEEASAAAKRAENLDAILKAAELAAEAVFRAGTIIGMGEPLPFTLRELLEAGPNGYWKSASARNKSGSCNDNPVTETLEVDAPANFNKSGRKRGRKPKYDQALPNSEPSSSCKELQSYGIHSGVGHGVVEDVPITVSPNGNNVTSPINIIWNGIEKGSAVEVLSDKGGFGVAWFSAKVIDINGNNVFVNYDNHNGSGPHEEWVPLRQEGDKPPQIRLAHPATLSKFKTRKRLRETAGSCLWVIGDHVDAWVNNSCWREGVISQNYETDETKYDVHFSVGGGGESLVVDAWSLRPSRVWKDGQWVEWSHARERKSKSNKGDSPPEKRQRIDLLQTGGNLSVLGEVGGSSKDNNINNAKNPEELKPLSLSQGEIVFNIGKSVVENKSDSLAFRRPGLQKEGSKVVYGVPKHGKKKKFMEVSKHYDAGQSDKISEGNSSNRFVKHLMPQLPRPRENASKVDPIRGRRVGETRSRLPKPTKSHNVGASSVPGKDSLPMQMHVPNSGVSERSSSFAGSSTSTSNNEKPTSENNNPVLGVGLRTEVSSGPELQTASTVPSSKPNVSTTNRAKRKYVPTVSNTNRGILKTSEKSSSDSAEPRRTTSDSAEPRRSNRRIQPTSRLLEGLQSSLVISKVPGEKVHRSNYKSASSRGRTQAHG
- the LOC103637646 gene encoding uncharacterized protein isoform X5; the protein is MDHDDTDFQSQNFQLAGEGSNKFSSDTEAFFSVQGHGNSWIEVLSTGSSVVDFSSSAAESCSISKTNNVWSEATSTESVEMLLKSVGENETTGDMDNNAHLKLSGMDSQIDQSSVHPKSSNSLPDSTVVPTEEDQSLSTHSRMTDDLDRSQISHSIMTADLSNTESQLEHFRPFLMDKKAEQAVDSVGEKCIAGEKLSSSNNAPGSYPAIDNYFGAGHDDRSLDKLNIPSTGVDSKNLNNEPFPELAPLQNIYTDSYHFKEDTTESEAGVTPQDSKFRHINENKVEGGLQELQSLSCAGQSLGAVNLSSQASNETLLSESSDGLLEAITNPVKMLHRSDDTCNKVNSTPQPSFSAVQHGAEGLENSVHRSNEFVVKEFSIGSNSLLSHQPEADPKFFNPHPISSLSPKSKISDATCVPEETKNVGSNSINTCCTGDESKHVVLENRQYSVDNLKSGDMGEKMSGEEIPAVSGNIDQMIENDHEEKAANATGTSKDKVDPSDSIALENFAADTFNASEDSDIPSLNHKRSFEEHESSALGVEPKNTNLLQSTSGLQEKISASVISSSSGITPTIVTDNFDISEDKNGCSIGVSSVDSPALLAEKDLNMSTVNTEEPFKEGVKSALGDQHNGISSGSGQGGEMPAVPMDSKIAVYSGTVSATEREKFKEQPNSLGCLTTGETQDKSDSMDPTTASTLGGKVAVKIVKTPLNASDDLNAHMQDIVLNQGTDCSSGTVPSQGNEGSSLLEPGNGDGICTGVTCGSPSVISCAESCPQEGGHGSTALLHHTLCGQSEDPEDHGASVDGIQSSKQCNTRNIESAPGSQETSAAGGDRSFSFEVGAPPNVAEKAHSPVWSPFPKYITSQSSKMATENTQAGGSLKDTSDDSKKISTVESGKEQLSERKVTESSGGGLSDNCNIDDIIKGRSSPPRQHPIPECSVSSADLVNFPFTDPQHLQLRAQIFVYGALIQGTPPGEAYMVAAFGEPVGGGKPTWEAAWRAAFERFQYKKSPHVSLETPTSSLIGSSVPEKASKGTAITTVPASKKVGKTVAPAHPAVTLHSPTSDFPFGSSTFNLQRGTHLDFSQAVSPFAYNSHMRHPSPGVAPWYTQSPGPRPAAWLIPPQNLIFDSSMQPVIPTNETAKGASSKNISVSHTVSSGVLPSLAPSIVSSPIAVVSDGKQKAASSSKRGTTSQKSRKKKKASASSEQQPVIASPHLKMNMPSFTPAIKHTAGLTLCGSKPVPNMGQIASEHNYQITGGMDSDQRIIFSEQIRGAVEQSAAQAKSASIDSVEAVKHKEGIWSHLSTISRNKLPPKVEEKLTSVAAAAEAAVSVAKAAAEAAKMASEAALQAKMMADEALSSSISVMSMHHEADQYNVISSPPILSSSTPASSLKTKNKSHAPGSIISVAREAARKRVEEASAAAKRAENLDAILKAAELAAEAVFRAGTIIGMGEPLPFTLRELLEAGPNGYWKSASARNKSGSCNDNPVTETLEVDAPANFNKSGRKRGRKPKYDQALPNSEPSSSCKELQSYGIHSGVGHGVVEDVPITVSPNGNNVTSPINIIWNGIEKGSAVEVLSDKGGFGVAWFSAKVIDINGNNVFVNYDNHNGSGPHEEWVPLRQEGDKPPQIRLAHPATLSKFKTRKRLRETAGSCLWVIGDHVDAWVNNSCWREGVISQNYETDETKYDVHFSVGGGGESLVVDAWSLRPSRVWKDGQWVEWSHARERKSKSNKGDSPPEKRQRIDLLQTGGNLSVLGEVGGSSKDNNINNAKNPEELKPLSLSQGEIVFNIGKSVVENKSDSLAFRRPGLQKEGSKVVYGVPKHGKKKKFMEVSKHYDAGQSDKISEGNSSNRFVKHLMPQLPRPRENASKVDPIRGRRVGETRSRLPKPTKSHNVGASSVPGKDSLPMQMHVPNSGVSERSSSFAGSSTSTSNNEKPTSENNNPVLGVGLRTEVSSGPELQTASTVPSSKPNVSTTNRAKRKYVPTVSNTNRGILKTSEKSSSDSAEPRRTTSDSAEPRRSNRRIQPTSRLLEGLQSSLVISKVPGEKVHRSNYKSASSRGRTQAHG
- the LOC103637646 gene encoding uncharacterized protein isoform X10, producing MLLKSVGENETTGDMDNNAHLKLSGMDSQIDQSSVHPKSSNSLPDSTVVPTEEDQSLSTHSRMTDDLDRSQISHSIMTADLSNTESQLEHFRPFLMDKKAEQAVDSVGEKCIAGEKLSSSNNAPGSYPAIDNYFGAGHDDRSLDKLNIPSTGVDSKNLNNEPFPELAPLQNIYTDSYHFKEDTTESEAGVTPQDSKFRHINENKVEGGLQELQSLSCAGQSLGAVNLSSQASNETLLSESSDGLLEAITNPVKMLHRSDDTCNKVNSTPQPSFSAVQHGAEGLENSVHRSNEFVVKEFSIGSNSLLSHQPEADPKFFNPHPISSLSPKSKISDATCVPEETKNVGSNSINTCCTGDESKHVVLENRQYSVDNLKSGDMGEKMSGEEIPAVSGNIDQMIENDHEEKAANATGTSKDKVDPSDSIALENFAADTFNASEDSDIPSLNHKRSFEEHESSALGVEPKNTNLLQSTSGLQEKISASVISSSSGITPTIVTDNFDISEDKNGCSIGVSSVDSPALLAEKDLNMSTVNTEEPFKEGVKSALGDQHNGISSGSGQGGEMPAVPMDSKIAVYSGTVSATEREKFKEQPNSLGCLTTGETQDKSDSMDPTTASTLGGKVAVKIVKTPLNASDDLNAHMQDIVLNQGTDCSSGTVPSQGNEGSSLLEPGNGDGICTGVTCGSPSVISCAESCPQEGGHGSTALLHHTLCGQSEDPEDHGASVDGIQSSKQCNTRNIESAPGSQETSAAGGDRSFSFEVGAPPNVAEKAHSPVWSPFPKYITSQSSKMATENTQAGGSLKDTSDDSKKISTVESGKEQLSERKVTESSGGGLSDNCNIDDIIKGRSSPPRQHPIPECSVSSADLVNFPFTDPQHLQLRAQIFVYGALIQGTPPGEAYMVAAFGEPVGGGKPTWEAAWRAAFERFQYKKSPHVSLETPTSSLIGSSVPEKASKGTAITTVPASKKVGKTVAPAHPAVTLHSPTSDFPFGSSTFNLQRGTHLDFSQAVSPFAYNSHMRHPSPGVAPWYTQSPGPRPAAWLIPPQNLIFDSSMQPVIPTNETAKGASSKNISVSHTVSSGVLPSLAPSIVSSPIAVVSDGKQKAASSSKRGTTSQKSRKKKKASASSEQQPVIASPHLKMNMPSFTPAIKHTAGLTLCGSKPVPNMGQIASEHNYQITGGMDSDQRIIFSEQIRGAVEQSAAQAKSASIDSVEAVKHKEGIWSHLSTISRNKLPPKVEEKLTSVAAAAEAAVSVAKAAAEAAKMASEAALQAKMMADEALSSSISVMSMHHEADQYNVISSPPILSSSTPASSLKTKNKSHAPGSIISVAREAARKRVEEASAAAKRAENLDAILKAAELAAEAVFRAGTIIGMGEPLPFTLRELLEAGPNGYWKSASARNKSGSCNDNPVTETLEVDAPANFNKSGRKRGRKPKYDQALPNSEPSSSCKELQSYGIHSGVGHGVVEDVPITVSPNGNNVTSPINIIWNGIEKGSAVEVLSDKGGFGVAWFSAKVIDINGNNVFVNYDNHNGSGPHEEWVPLRQEGDKPPQIRLAHPATLSKFKTRKRLRETAGSCLWVIGDHVDAWVNNSCWREGVISQNYETDETKYDVHFSVGGGGESLVVDAWSLRPSRVWKDGQWVEWSHARERKSKSNKGDSPPEKRQRIDLLQTGGNLSVLGEVGGSSKDNNINNAKNPEELKPLSLSQGEIVFNIGKSVVENKSDSLAFRRPGLQKEGSKVVYGVPKHGKKKKFMEVSKHYDAGQSDKISEGNSSNRFVKHLMPQLPRPRENASKVDPIRGRRVGETRSRLPKPTKSHNVGASSVPGKDSLPMQMHVPNSGVSERSSSFAGSSTSTSNNEKPTSENNNPVLGVGLRTEVSSGPELQTASTVPSSKPNVSTTNRAKRKYVPTVSNTNRGILKTSEKSSSDSAEPRRTTSDSAEPRRSNRRIQPTSRLLEGLQSSLVISKVPGEKVHRSNYKSASSRGRTQAHG
- the LOC103637646 gene encoding uncharacterized protein isoform X6 yields the protein MDHDDTDFQSQNFQLAGEGSNKFSSDTEAFFSVQGHGNSWIEVLSTGSSVVDFSSSAAESCSISKTNNVWSEATSTESVEMLLKSVGENETTGDMDNNAHLKLSGMDSQIDQSSVHPKSSNSLPDSTVVPTEEDQSLSTHSRMTDDLDRSQISHSIMTADLSNTESQLEHFRPFLMDKKAEQAVDSVGEKCIAGEKLSSSNNAPGSYPAIDNYFGAGHDDRSLDKLNIPSTGVDSKNLNNEPFPELAPLQNIYTDSYHFKEDTTESEAGVTPQDSKFRHINENKVEGGLQELQSLSCAGQSLGAVNLSSQASNETLLSESSDGLLEAITNPVKMLHRSDDTCNKVNSTPQPSFSAVQHGAEGLENSVHRSNEFVVKEFSIGSNSLLSHQPEADPKFFNPHPISSLSPKSKISDATCVPEETKNVGSNSINTCCTGDESKHVVLENRQYSVDNLKSGDMGEKMSGEEIPAVSGNIDQMIENDHEEKAANATGTSKDKVDPSDSIALENFAADTFNASEDSDIPSLNHKRSFEEHESSALGVEPKNTNLLQSTSGLQEKISASVISSSSGITPTIVTDNFDISEDKNGCSIGVSSVDSPALLAEKDLNMSTVNTEEPFKEGVKSALGDQHNGISSGSGQGGEMPAVPMDSKIAVYSGTVSATEREKFKEQPNSLGCLTTGETQDKSDSMDPTTASTLGGKVAVKIVKTPLNASDDLNAHMQDIVLNQGTDCSSGTVPSQGNEGSSLLEPGNGDGICTGVTCGSPSVISCAESCPQEGGHGSTALLHHTLCGQSEDPEDHGASVDGIQSSKQCNTRNIESAPGSQETSAAGGDRSFSFEVGAPPNVAEKAHSPVWSPFPKYITSQSSKMATENTQAGGSLKDTSDDSKKISTVESGKEQLSERKVTESSGGGLSDNCNIDDIIKGRSSPPRQHPIPECSVSSADLVNFPFTDPQHLQLRAQIFVYGALIQGTPPGEAYMVAAFGEPGGGKPTWEAAWRAAFERFQYKKSPHVSLETPTSSLIGSSVPEKASKGTAITTVPASKKVGKTVAPAHPAVTLHSPTSDFPFGSSTFNLQRGTHLDFSQAVSPFAYNSHMRHPSPGVAPWYTQSPGPRPAAWLIPPQNLIFDSSMQPVIPTNETAKGASSKNISVSHTVSSGVLPSLAPSIVSSPIAVVSDGKQKAASSSKRGTTSQKSRKKKKASASSEQQPVIASPHLKMNMPSFTPAIKHTAGLTLCGSKPVPNMGQIASEHNYQITGGMDSDQRIIFSEQIRGAVEQSAAQAKSASIDSVEAVKHKEGIWSHLSTISRNKLPPKVEEKLTSVAAAAEAAVSVAKAAAEAAKMASEAALQAKMMADEALSSSISVMSMHHEADQYNVISSPPILSSSTPASSLKTKNKSHAPGSIISVAREAARKRVEEASAAAKRAENLDAILKAAELAAEAVFRAGTIIGMGEPLPFTLRELLEAGPNGYWKSASARNKSGSCNDNPVTETLEVDAPANFNKSGRKRGRKPKYDQALPNSEPSSSCKELQSYGIHSGVGHGVVEDVPITVSPNGNNVTSPINIIWNGIEKGSAVEVLSDKGGFGVAWFSAKVIDINGNNVFVNYDNHNGSGPHEEWVPLRQEGDKPPQIRLAHPATLSKFKTRKRLRETAGSCLWVIGDHVDAWVNNSCWREGVISQNYETDETKYDVHFSVGGGGESLVVDAWSLRPSRVWKDGQWVEWSHARERKSKSNKGDSPPEKRQRIDLLQTGGNLSVLGEVGGSSKDNNINNAKNPEELKPLSLSQGEIVFNIGKSVVENKSDSLAFRRPGLQKEGSKVVYGVPKHGKKKKFMEVSKHYDAGQSDKISEGNSSNRFVKHLMPQLPRPRENASKVDPIRGRRVGETRSRLPKPTKSHNVGASSVPGKDSLPMQMHVPNSGVSERSSSFAGSSTSTSNNEKPTSENNNPVLGVGLRTEVSSGPELQTASTVPSSKPNVSTTNRAKRKYVPTVSNTNRGILKTSEKSSSDSAEPRRTTSDSAEPRRSNRRIQPTSRLLEGLQSSLVISKVPGEKVHRSNYKSASSRGRTQAHG